Proteins from one Lachnospiraceae bacterium KGMB03038 genomic window:
- a CDS encoding sugar ABC transporter ATP-binding protein has protein sequence MREKNVLELKHIRKKYGNHLVLDDVAFRLRKGEVHALVGENGAGKSTLIKIISGVVKPEPGAQIYVDGELMRRINPAGMLEKGITVMYQDISLFQNLSVAENICMGCGISGMFRRRDLLREARRVLDSMGCGQIDESMECSQLSIAQQQLVLLARAVYFKAKVVIMDEPTSALSSREIQMLYETIRKLKKEVSIIYISHKLDEVFQISDWITVLRDGKVAAEKPTREYSYQDLVEAMLGKQMDFSRYHHTAPSGKEILRVEGFTKTFQYQNISFSIGAGEIVGLIGLVGSGRTELALGLIGAVKPEKGKMFLDGKWEKVSGISEAIEKGICYLTEDRARYGVFLEKSIEHNITSASLKKFAGHLGMNRKKEAQAADESIHHVGIKTPDKNEKVKNLSGGNQQKVLFSKWIHSDPKILIVDEPTSGVDIGAKNEIYRLLTELADQGVGILMISSELNEVLAVADRILVMNHGRIVYTKENDGTEADQILEKMITG, from the coding sequence ATGAGAGAAAAAAATGTACTGGAATTAAAACATATTCGAAAAAAATATGGGAATCACCTAGTGCTGGATGATGTGGCGTTTCGTCTTAGGAAAGGCGAGGTTCATGCGCTTGTGGGAGAAAACGGCGCTGGGAAATCAACTTTGATCAAAATTATTTCCGGGGTAGTTAAACCAGAGCCGGGGGCCCAGATTTACGTAGACGGAGAATTAATGCGAAGGATTAACCCGGCAGGAATGCTGGAAAAAGGCATTACAGTTATGTACCAGGATATCAGCCTGTTTCAAAATCTTTCAGTAGCAGAGAACATCTGCATGGGATGTGGAATCAGTGGAATGTTCCGTAGGAGGGACTTGCTTCGAGAAGCAAGAAGAGTTTTGGATTCAATGGGATGTGGGCAGATTGATGAGTCGATGGAGTGTTCACAGTTGAGCATTGCTCAGCAGCAGCTTGTTTTGCTTGCCAGGGCTGTTTATTTTAAGGCGAAGGTTGTGATCATGGACGAACCCACTTCTGCTTTGTCGAGTAGAGAAATCCAGATGCTTTATGAAACGATTCGGAAATTAAAAAAAGAGGTGTCGATAATCTATATTTCTCACAAATTAGACGAGGTATTTCAGATTTCAGATTGGATTACCGTCTTGAGAGATGGGAAGGTGGCAGCGGAAAAGCCAACCAGAGAATATTCTTATCAGGATCTGGTAGAGGCAATGTTAGGAAAACAGATGGATTTTTCAAGGTATCACCATACGGCTCCAAGCGGGAAAGAGATACTCAGGGTCGAAGGATTCACTAAAACTTTCCAATATCAGAATATTTCTTTTTCTATAGGAGCTGGAGAGATCGTAGGATTGATCGGACTTGTTGGATCGGGGAGAACGGAATTAGCACTCGGTCTAATCGGGGCGGTGAAACCAGAAAAGGGAAAAATGTTTCTGGACGGGAAATGGGAAAAAGTCAGTGGAATTTCGGAAGCTATAGAAAAAGGGATTTGTTATCTGACTGAGGATCGGGCAAGATATGGAGTTTTTCTGGAAAAGAGCATTGAACATAATATTACATCGGCTTCTTTGAAGAAATTTGCAGGGCACCTTGGGATGAACCGAAAGAAGGAAGCACAGGCAGCCGATGAAAGTATTCATCATGTGGGGATCAAGACACCCGATAAAAATGAAAAAGTAAAGAATTTGAGTGGTGGGAATCAGCAAAAAGTACTGTTTTCAAAATGGATACATTCAGATCCTAAAATCCTGATTGTTGATGAACCTACATCGGGGGTTGATATTGGAGCGAAAAATGAGATATATCGTCTGTTGACAGAGCTTGCGGATCAAGGAGTGGGGATTCTTATGATTTCTTCTGAGCTAAACGAAGTTCTTGCGGTGGCGGATCGTATACTTGTAATGAATCACGGGCGGATCGTTTATACAAAAGAGAATGACGGGACAGAAGCGGATCAGATTTTAGAAAAAATGATTACAGGATAA
- a CDS encoding MtaA/CmuA family methyltransferase — protein sequence MNIQKIYPNQKDELLPVERMERVASPEALDRYPCVPFLGDSSASWIGQNVRNYWHSVEYMVNTEIEVFNRLGHDGLGLGPDAYGIAEALGAEVIFPEDSGPYAGRGRIEDYQQLSNRELLNPKRDGRMPLFLEACKILRDKADGIVGVGSSIAGPFTIAGYLRGVERLLRDIYREEENVHILMRYVTDSCKVWVDTVAGLDVGISMADPLASPSILNPKKYAKLVYPYTKELVDYVYEKTGKKPGLHMCGNTVAIWPYLKQLSVASLSLDNIIDFGKAKEEFQDVFCIMGNVDPVGVISQGTKEEIEADVRRCIHTMGKCKKGYAVASGCQIPIGTPREKVEYFVEAVRKYSCEGLQR from the coding sequence GTGAATATTCAGAAAATTTATCCAAATCAAAAAGATGAACTGCTGCCGGTAGAAAGGATGGAAAGGGTGGCTTCTCCAGAAGCGTTGGACCGTTATCCCTGTGTCCCATTTCTGGGAGACAGCAGTGCATCCTGGATTGGGCAGAATGTCCGTAACTACTGGCATTCTGTGGAATATATGGTAAATACAGAGATTGAAGTCTTTAATCGGTTAGGGCATGATGGATTGGGACTTGGGCCAGATGCGTATGGAATTGCAGAGGCTTTGGGAGCAGAAGTGATTTTCCCAGAGGATTCAGGACCTTATGCGGGTCGTGGGAGAATAGAAGACTATCAGCAGCTTTCAAACAGGGAACTATTAAATCCTAAAAGGGATGGCAGAATGCCTCTTTTTCTGGAGGCATGCAAAATTTTACGGGACAAGGCCGATGGGATTGTAGGAGTGGGGTCCAGTATTGCGGGCCCATTCACGATTGCGGGGTATCTGCGCGGAGTGGAACGCCTGTTGAGAGATATCTATCGAGAAGAAGAAAATGTACATATCTTAATGCGCTACGTGACAGATAGCTGTAAGGTCTGGGTTGATACAGTGGCAGGATTAGATGTGGGGATCAGCATGGCGGATCCGCTTGCTTCTCCAAGTATTTTGAATCCTAAAAAATATGCTAAGTTGGTTTATCCATATACGAAAGAATTAGTCGATTATGTGTATGAAAAAACGGGGAAAAAGCCAGGACTCCATATGTGTGGTAATACGGTGGCAATCTGGCCATATTTGAAACAGCTTTCTGTGGCGAGTCTTAGTTTAGACAATATTATAGATTTTGGAAAGGCGAAGGAAGAGTTTCAGGATGTTTTTTGCATTATGGGGAATGTGGATCCGGTAGGAGTGATCTCTCAAGGGACAAAAGAAGAGATTGAAGCAGATGTCCGTCGCTGTATCCATACCATGGGAAAATGCAAGAAAGGTTATGCGGTAGCTTCTGGATGCCAGATACCAATTGGTACACCGAGAGAAAAGGTAGAGTATTTTGTGGAAGCCGTCCGAAAATACTCTTGTGAAGGCTTACAAAGATGA
- a CDS encoding helix-turn-helix domain-containing protein yields MNGTNGNQNDYPENALVPYPVILAASKGDPDAMKMVLQHFSGYIASLSMRKLYDERGNVYYGVDEDIRERLQARLMRAILTFRAE; encoded by the coding sequence ATGAATGGAACGAATGGTAATCAAAACGACTACCCGGAAAATGCCCTTGTTCCCTATCCCGTTATTTTGGCGGCGAGCAAAGGCGACCCGGACGCTATGAAAATGGTCTTGCAGCATTTCAGCGGCTACATAGCAAGTCTTTCCATGCGGAAGCTCTACGACGAGCGCGGCAATGTCTATTATGGCGTTGACGAGGATATTCGGGAACGGCTGCAAGCAAGACTGATGAGGGCTATCCTCACTTTTCGGGCTGAATAA
- a CDS encoding ABC transporter permease gives MRNIIKTEFLKLKRYSVIKAGIIMTTLSPLLSLFYSTANGGPTWTFDYFMQQVMISNCTLFFPIIIALIAGYIITREYTDDTMKNILTIPIPYKQLLSGKLLILLLLTISFSLIGCVIALVINIIVGFPGVHFGNLLNMFIRVTGANIGIYISVLPIILIFCCSANNFLGGVALAFVYGYFGTFEGTLLNYYPIKASMILVDPTCGAEYGYTYHIFPAFITIVLTFLISMIILANKKKEPGTLTVGKKKKAVRKKGW, from the coding sequence ATGAGAAATATAATAAAAACTGAATTTTTAAAATTAAAACGATATTCTGTAATAAAAGCCGGAATTATTATGACAACACTTTCTCCGTTGCTGTCACTGTTTTATTCCACAGCCAACGGTGGACCGACATGGACGTTTGACTATTTTATGCAACAGGTTATGATTAGTAATTGTACCTTATTTTTTCCGATTATTATTGCACTGATTGCAGGTTATATCATAACAAGGGAATATACAGACGATACTATGAAGAATATATTAACAATTCCTATTCCATATAAACAGTTACTTTCTGGAAAATTACTTATTCTATTGCTGTTGACAATCAGCTTTAGTCTTATAGGTTGTGTGATAGCATTAGTAATCAATATTATTGTCGGATTTCCGGGAGTTCATTTTGGCAATCTACTCAATATGTTTATTCGTGTTACTGGGGCGAATATAGGAATTTATATTTCAGTCTTGCCGATTATTCTGATATTCTGTTGTTCGGCAAATAATTTTTTGGGTGGAGTTGCACTAGCTTTTGTGTATGGATATTTTGGAACTTTTGAAGGAACACTGTTAAATTATTATCCGATTAAAGCAAGCATGATTTTAGTAGACCCTACTTGTGGTGCGGAATATGGTTATACTTATCACATTTTCCCCGCTTTCATTACAATAGTTTTGACTTTCTTGATTTCTATGATTATTCTTGCAAATAAAAAGAAAGAACCCGGTACATTGACTGTTGGTAAGAAGAAAAAAGCAGTTAGAAAAAAAGGTTGGTAA
- a CDS encoding helix-turn-helix domain-containing protein yields MNNNDVPIWEKYTLTIEEAAKYFRIGESKLRKLAEENPVPDWVMMNGNRIQIKRKQFEKMIDTVDAI; encoded by the coding sequence TTGAACAATAACGACGTGCCGATTTGGGAAAAGTACACTCTTACCATAGAAGAAGCAGCAAAATATTTCCGTATCGGAGAAAGCAAGCTGCGGAAACTGGCAGAAGAAAATCCCGTCCCGGACTGGGTAATGATGAACGGAAACCGTATTCAGATTAAGCGTAAGCAGTTTGAAAAAATGATTGATACGGTGGACGCAATCTAA
- a CDS encoding ABC transporter permease: MLKLIKCEFWKLKRKRLLYALMSLSLFFPLILAYMAKAGTGADTTEHYLQTRFDYVYTMMLGYGLVFLLPCLIGIIAAILFFIERDCDTSKNLRTIPVTNTQLIMAKISMLFIFSVAFCLISTLSVALFCKLFHVGMVYGMTYKIFMSLIFGVLIVAASLPIVFLIIYFNKSFLLSILLAFFYSIFNWGILGTIGTSISAAKIAFLNSFPVICVMNWTSGLMMDNLQKDNLLPEAYAIVPTTFHTIFIMAITVVLSLWLIIRFYKKWTR, from the coding sequence TTGCTTAAACTGATTAAGTGCGAATTTTGGAAATTAAAGCGAAAAAGACTGTTGTATGCACTGATGTCATTGTCGTTATTTTTTCCGTTGATTTTGGCATATATGGCAAAGGCGGGAACTGGTGCAGATACAACAGAACACTATCTTCAAACCCGATTTGATTATGTCTATACAATGATGTTGGGATATGGTTTAGTTTTTTTGCTTCCATGTCTAATTGGTATCATTGCCGCTATTTTGTTTTTTATAGAAAGAGATTGTGATACTTCCAAAAACCTTAGAACAATTCCAGTTACAAATACACAACTCATTATGGCAAAAATTTCTATGCTCTTTATTTTCAGCGTTGCATTTTGTCTGATAAGCACATTGTCTGTTGCGTTGTTTTGTAAATTGTTTCATGTAGGAATGGTTTACGGTATGACTTATAAGATATTTATGAGCCTTATTTTTGGAGTTCTTATCGTAGCAGCTTCTTTACCGATTGTATTTTTAATTATTTACTTTAACAAAAGTTTTTTACTTTCTATCCTGCTTGCTTTTTTTTATTCCATTTTTAACTGGGGCATACTGGGAACGATTGGGACATCTATAAGTGCTGCCAAAATTGCTTTCTTAAATTCTTTTCCGGTTATATGTGTTATGAACTGGACAAGCGGCTTAATGATGGATAATTTGCAAAAAGATAATCTTTTGCCGGAAGCCTATGCGATTGTACCAACTACTTTCCATACAATTTTTATTATGGCAATTACAGTTGTACTTTCTTTGTGGCTGATAATTCGCTTTTATAAAAAATGGACGAGGTAA
- a CDS encoding site-specific integrase, giving the protein MSEKRRDNKNRILRTGESQRKDGRYAYKYIDTFGKPQFVYSWKLVPTDKTPAGKRDDIALREKEKEIQKDLDDGIDHIGKKMTVCQLYAKQIRHRANVRHGTKQGRKQLMRILQEDKLGACRIENVKLSDAKEWALRMKEKGYGFKTINNHKRSLKAAFYTAIQDDCIRKNPFDFQLNTVLEDDTEPKEPLSPTQEAAFLSFVQHDKVYQKYYDEIIILLGTGLRISELCGLTEADIDLDKQLINVDHQLLKIADVGYYVETPKTKSGNRVIPMSEKVLEAFQRVLNKRKYVQPVILEGYTKFLFLNRNGLPKVAVNYESMFRGLVRKYNKTQKVALPKVMTPHTLRHTFCTTLANAGMNPKALQYIMGHSNINMTLNYYAHTTSETSITEMKRLIA; this is encoded by the coding sequence ATGTCGGAAAAAAGACGGGATAATAAAAATCGTATTCTCCGCACCGGAGAGAGCCAGAGAAAAGACGGGAGATATGCCTACAAATATATAGATACCTTTGGGAAACCGCAGTTTGTTTATTCTTGGAAGTTAGTGCCTACGGACAAAACCCCGGCAGGAAAGCGCGACGATATAGCGTTGAGGGAAAAAGAGAAAGAAATCCAAAAAGACCTTGACGACGGTATCGACCATATCGGAAAGAAAATGACGGTCTGCCAACTCTACGCAAAGCAGATACGCCACCGGGCAAATGTGCGGCATGGTACAAAGCAGGGGCGAAAACAGCTCATGCGGATTTTGCAGGAGGATAAACTTGGAGCCTGCCGGATTGAAAATGTGAAGCTCTCCGACGCAAAGGAATGGGCGTTACGCATGAAAGAAAAAGGTTACGGCTTCAAGACTATCAACAACCACAAGCGTTCCTTAAAGGCTGCCTTTTACACAGCCATACAGGACGATTGTATTCGTAAAAATCCATTTGACTTCCAGTTGAACACAGTCCTTGAAGATGATACGGAACCAAAGGAACCTCTATCCCCTACGCAGGAAGCGGCTTTTCTGTCCTTTGTACAGCATGATAAAGTCTATCAGAAATACTACGACGAGATTATCATACTGTTAGGGACAGGGCTTCGCATTTCGGAACTCTGCGGACTGACGGAAGCTGACATTGACTTAGACAAACAGCTTATCAATGTAGACCACCAACTTTTGAAGATTGCAGATGTGGGCTACTATGTGGAAACGCCTAAGACGAAAAGCGGCAACCGGGTTATTCCTATGAGTGAAAAAGTGTTGGAAGCATTTCAACGGGTGCTAAATAAACGGAAATATGTACAGCCTGTTATTTTAGAGGGCTACACAAAGTTTCTGTTCCTTAACCGGAACGGCTTGCCAAAAGTGGCAGTCAACTATGAAAGTATGTTCCGGGGGCTTGTAAGGAAATACAACAAAACGCAAAAGGTCGCATTGCCAAAGGTAATGACACCGCACACCTTACGCCACACATTCTGCACCACGTTAGCAAATGCGGGAATGAACCCTAAAGCATTGCAATACATCATGGGACATTCCAACATCAATATGACGCTGAACTATTACGCACACACAACTTCCGAAACGTCAATAACCGAAATGAAGCGGCTGATTGCATAG
- a CDS encoding sigma-70 family RNA polymerase sigma factor, which translates to MEPNRREFQKQCVFQSFCKRVLHNEACNAHDEIRRRRKREVSFCDLALHEERQLYTTDKYFQAETAEPTYQMAGKEITPKLLLEAIRTLPEEKRTAILLYYFEGMTDVEIGKMFNTSRSTIQYRRTSSFELLKKYLEEHADEWNEW; encoded by the coding sequence ATGGAACCTAATCGCAGAGAATTTCAGAAGCAATGTGTCTTTCAAAGTTTCTGTAAACGGGTGCTACACAACGAAGCCTGTAACGCCCATGATGAAATCCGGCGACGCAGGAAACGGGAAGTTTCTTTTTGTGACCTTGCCTTGCATGAGGAACGGCAGCTTTACACTACGGATAAATATTTTCAAGCTGAAACAGCCGAGCCGACTTATCAAATGGCAGGAAAAGAAATAACCCCGAAGTTATTGCTTGAAGCAATACGCACCCTGCCGGAAGAAAAGAGAACTGCTATACTTCTGTACTATTTCGAGGGCATGACTGACGTGGAAATCGGAAAAATGTTCAATACGTCGCGCAGCACGATACAGTACAGACGGACAAGCTCTTTTGAACTGTTAAAGAAATATTTGGAGGAACACGCTGATGAATGGAACGAATGGTAA
- a CDS encoding helix-turn-helix transcriptional regulator, which yields MDAKKQKQIQCLQDNLSSIRKIAGWTAEELGEQIGVTKQTISNLENKKTPMTLTQYIAIRSVIDYEIATNKENTILPQVVTILLDNYEALADEDYDKVKEAAAAVSASAASGAAAATLSAMLTGALTPIGGMAAGLIGPASVVAGGAAYWLAKLHPKKKNKEKKQK from the coding sequence ATGGACGCCAAAAAACAAAAACAGATTCAATGTTTACAGGATAATCTTTCATCTATCCGGAAAATTGCCGGTTGGACCGCGGAAGAGCTTGGTGAACAAATCGGAGTCACCAAGCAGACTATCAGCAATCTGGAAAACAAGAAAACACCAATGACCTTGACCCAGTATATTGCGATCCGTTCTGTCATCGACTACGAGATTGCCACAAACAAGGAAAACACCATACTCCCTCAGGTTGTGACGATCTTATTAGACAATTATGAGGCGTTGGCGGATGAAGATTACGATAAAGTCAAGGAGGCCGCGGCCGCTGTAAGCGCTTCCGCCGCCAGCGGCGCGGCCGCCGCTACGCTTTCCGCTATGCTGACCGGCGCGCTGACTCCCATTGGAGGAATGGCGGCGGGACTTATAGGCCCCGCAAGCGTTGTCGCCGGCGGCGCCGCGTACTGGCTCGCCAAGCTGCACCCGAAGAAAAAAAACAAAGAGAAAAAGCAGAAATAA
- a CDS encoding substrate-binding domain-containing protein, with protein MKKRSILAVLLCCCMVGLMACQSNDTETQESESDGTSEDSIQIAYVAPNLGTPYFTIGAEGAEEKGKELGYEVTSVGPATEDAAEQSQMIEDIVNQGEADALVVACLDSSSPVPALKKAREAGMKVVTWDLDCEAEGRDCYAGLMDLVLMGNDWVDSMVRTIGEEGQYAIITATTTNEFMNKRIENMKAYASEKYPDLELLTIESCDADTQKAYQISQDLITRYPDMKCILTVSTEAYTSAAKAIEDMDKVGDVYVAGGVMPSMAKSAFESGAAEESVLWDPGQWAGFAVEVAGRLVEGETFTPGEDPQIPGFDNVEVASEDTLYYHEPMIFTKDNVDDYDF; from the coding sequence ATGAAAAAAAGAAGTATTCTGGCAGTATTGTTGTGCTGCTGTATGGTTGGGCTAATGGCCTGCCAGAGTAATGACACGGAAACCCAAGAAAGTGAAAGTGACGGAACCTCAGAAGATTCAATCCAGATTGCATATGTGGCTCCAAATCTTGGGACACCGTATTTCACTATTGGTGCGGAAGGAGCAGAAGAAAAGGGAAAAGAACTTGGATATGAAGTAACTTCTGTGGGACCAGCTACAGAGGATGCGGCAGAGCAGTCACAAATGATTGAGGATATTGTAAATCAAGGAGAGGCAGATGCGCTGGTAGTAGCATGTCTGGATTCTTCGTCTCCGGTTCCAGCGCTGAAGAAGGCAAGAGAAGCGGGAATGAAAGTGGTAACATGGGATTTGGATTGTGAGGCAGAAGGCAGAGATTGTTATGCAGGCCTGATGGATCTTGTTTTGATGGGAAATGACTGGGTAGACAGTATGGTCCGCACGATCGGAGAAGAAGGCCAGTATGCAATTATTACCGCAACGACTACTAATGAATTCATGAATAAAAGAATTGAGAATATGAAAGCATACGCATCAGAAAAATATCCGGATTTGGAACTTTTGACAATAGAGTCCTGCGATGCGGATACACAAAAGGCATATCAGATATCTCAGGATTTGATTACTCGCTATCCAGATATGAAATGTATTTTGACTGTTTCTACAGAGGCGTATACCTCTGCGGCAAAGGCTATTGAGGACATGGATAAGGTTGGAGATGTGTATGTGGCTGGAGGCGTCATGCCAAGTATGGCGAAATCTGCTTTTGAAAGCGGAGCAGCCGAGGAGTCTGTATTATGGGATCCTGGTCAGTGGGCAGGATTTGCCGTTGAAGTGGCTGGCCGTCTGGTAGAGGGAGAAACATTTACACCAGGCGAAGATCCGCAGATTCCAGGATTTGATAATGTAGAAGTGGCAAGCGAAGATACGTTGTATTATCATGAACCAATGATATTCACAAAGGATAATGTAGACGATTACGATTTTTAA
- a CDS encoding ABC transporter permease has protein sequence MMKKQEHTKQYRFLWQREIMLTVCILALGAVAGMLTDEFFQVGNLVNILNNNAIYGILGVGMTLIMATGNIDISVGAQFAVSGICTAKLAVYLEEVGQSSIWLLVLTAVGTGMALGVFNGVLVIFLRLPSVIVTLGTLSVIRGGLYLVTEGEWMTYLPRWYTSVSNISWMGVRLVTGVWILLLVLTMILFHYFKLGRVILAVGNNREYANRIGVFIPAIYLISFILWGAVIGIAAFFFVAQIGTIQPSAGNGYEMTLIAAVIIGGNKLNGGTFKALGTSIGILLLGIIGNILVLTKVPMYWQNLATGIVIISAIVVSMLADRRN, from the coding sequence ATGATGAAAAAGCAAGAACATACGAAACAATATAGATTCTTATGGCAGAGGGAAATTATGCTGACGGTCTGCATTCTGGCTCTTGGAGCTGTGGCAGGAATGCTGACTGATGAATTTTTTCAAGTGGGGAATCTTGTTAATATTTTAAATAATAACGCAATCTATGGGATTCTAGGAGTCGGGATGACTCTGATCATGGCAACAGGGAATATTGATATTTCTGTAGGCGCCCAGTTTGCTGTGTCAGGAATTTGTACAGCAAAGCTGGCAGTCTATCTAGAAGAAGTAGGACAAAGTTCTATATGGCTGCTGGTATTAACAGCGGTGGGGACAGGTATGGCTCTGGGAGTATTCAATGGTGTTTTAGTGATTTTTCTGAGATTGCCATCTGTGATCGTAACGCTTGGGACACTCAGTGTGATTCGTGGAGGACTATATCTGGTGACAGAAGGAGAATGGATGACTTATCTTCCGAGATGGTATACGTCCGTTTCAAACATTAGCTGGATGGGAGTACGGCTTGTAACAGGAGTTTGGATTTTGCTTCTAGTGTTAACGATGATTCTTTTTCACTATTTTAAATTAGGCAGAGTGATTTTGGCAGTTGGAAATAATAGGGAGTATGCAAATCGGATCGGCGTGTTTATTCCGGCGATTTATCTTATTTCTTTTATTCTGTGGGGAGCTGTTATTGGAATTGCGGCGTTTTTTTTCGTTGCCCAGATCGGGACGATACAGCCGTCCGCGGGCAATGGTTATGAGATGACATTGATCGCCGCAGTGATCATAGGAGGAAATAAGTTAAATGGAGGAACTTTTAAAGCTCTTGGAACCTCTATTGGAATTCTGTTGTTAGGCATTATTGGAAACATTTTAGTTTTAACAAAGGTACCGATGTATTGGCAGAATCTGGCGACAGGGATTGTGATCATCAGCGCGATCGTAGTTTCTATGCTGGCAGATCGCAGAAATTAG
- a CDS encoding sugar ABC transporter permease, translating into MEKETTGTVISVTKQWWLKVNRKPVRTHAMDGAAFPHIIKVKYTIGVKDYTCQKWIGAGNKIPDKGTTIKVIYCEDKPSKARIEL; encoded by the coding sequence ATGGAAAAGGAAACAACAGGAACTGTAATTTCAGTTACAAAACAATGGTGGTTAAAAGTAAATCGTAAACCTGTCCGTACCCATGCTATGGATGGTGCAGCTTTTCCACATATTATCAAGGTCAAATACACGATAGGCGTCAAAGATTACACCTGCCAAAAATGGATTGGCGCAGGAAACAAAATTCCTGACAAGGGAACAACGATTAAAGTTATCTATTGTGAAGATAAACCATCAAAAGCAAGAATTGAACTCTGA
- a CDS encoding ABC transporter permease, which translates to MAESGDRDCDHQRDRSFYAGRSQKLEGDMKKILYPEKQWKKSKNETALIILLVALCVVFSVLSDSFFRLQNAQQILKQSAELGIIVLGMSASIISGGFDLSIGALAGLNSVILATMLQQGSPIWQAAAAALLCSLACGVLNGILIGMFQLQPMVITLGTSTVFTGIGTVISEGHAISDLPEGFLIFHSTSMLGVPIQFWIFLGAIVIFSYIFQYTKYGRQVYLLGSSYEAASYSGIPCRKCTFWVYVFSSVMAFLVAVIMTSRMATGRIDFADNYVMQSVSAAVFGGISVNGGKGRIYGAVIGVLIYTVLSNVFNLLELSRYLHQVVIGVILLIVLGIRKKIET; encoded by the coding sequence TTGGCAGAATCTGGCGACAGGGATTGTGATCATCAGCGCGATCGTAGTTTCTATGCTGGCAGATCGCAGAAATTAGAGGGAGATATGAAAAAAATATTATATCCAGAAAAACAATGGAAGAAAAGTAAAAATGAGACTGCGTTGATCATTCTGCTGGTCGCTCTCTGCGTTGTGTTTTCAGTTTTGTCAGACAGCTTTTTCAGACTCCAAAATGCCCAACAGATTTTAAAGCAGTCAGCAGAATTGGGAATTATTGTGCTCGGTATGTCTGCCAGTATTATTTCGGGAGGATTTGACCTGTCAATTGGAGCGTTGGCCGGGCTAAATTCGGTGATTCTCGCTACAATGCTTCAGCAGGGAAGTCCCATATGGCAGGCGGCAGCCGCGGCGCTTCTGTGCAGTTTGGCATGCGGTGTGCTGAATGGCATATTGATTGGAATGTTCCAACTCCAGCCGATGGTCATTACACTTGGTACTTCTACTGTGTTTACGGGGATTGGGACTGTGATATCAGAAGGACATGCCATTTCTGATCTTCCAGAAGGCTTTTTGATCTTTCATAGTACAAGTATGTTAGGAGTTCCGATTCAGTTTTGGATATTTTTAGGGGCGATAGTGATTTTTTCGTATATTTTTCAATATACGAAATATGGAAGGCAGGTTTATCTTCTGGGAAGCAGCTATGAGGCGGCCAGTTACTCAGGTATTCCTTGTAGAAAATGCACCTTTTGGGTATATGTGTTTTCTTCAGTAATGGCTTTTTTGGTGGCGGTTATTATGACGTCTAGAATGGCGACGGGCCGGATCGATTTTGCCGATAACTATGTGATGCAAAGTGTGTCGGCCGCGGTGTTTGGCGGTATTTCTGTAAATGGAGGAAAAGGCAGAATCTATGGCGCTGTTATTGGTGTTTTAATTTATACCGTTTTATCAAATGTGTTTAATCTCCTGGAATTATCGAGGTATCTACATCAAGTAGTCATTGGTGTGATTCTTCTGATTGTTCTTGGGATTAGAAAAAAGATAGAGACATAA